A stretch of the Chondrinema litorale genome encodes the following:
- a CDS encoding serine hydrolase → MKLFSFRIWLFAGLTFLSLNLLAQEANVKRIDKYLSDAQVAWNVPGMAVAIVKDGEVILSKGYGTKEIGKTEKVDENTLFAIASNTKAFIASSLAVLAGEGKINWDDKVQKYLPRFAMYDSYVSSHITIRDLLCHRAGLGTFSGDVIWYKSERSAAEVVEKIQYIPQAYDFRSGYGYSNVMFITAGEVIKAATGKSWSDYVKETFFKPLGMERSITSTNDLDSKGNFAIPHKPTPKEVQAIDWVNWDNMGAAGGIISSVDDMSKWMILQLNSGILKSDTIIKPDYQNIMWTPHNNYVVSVNSKKQQPGRHFNAYGLAWGLQDYYGNMIVTHSGGYDGMYSRVMMIPDIDLGIVILTNTMEGITTPLCYYILNAFINKEAKDWSAEALESARKDHDHEEEIAKRRAVKVENTKPTHSLSAYTGTYYDSFYGEIKVYEQDNQLRIDFEKAPLLSATLKHWHYDTWEIIWDDEQAWFDFGTVQFELDNNLNVSGLQFDVPNYDIFFEELNMKKKVD, encoded by the coding sequence ATGAAACTTTTCTCTTTCCGAATCTGGCTATTTGCTGGTTTAACTTTTTTATCTCTCAATCTACTTGCTCAGGAGGCGAATGTTAAGAGGATTGATAAATATCTCTCTGACGCACAAGTAGCTTGGAATGTGCCAGGTATGGCTGTAGCAATCGTAAAAGATGGAGAAGTAATTTTGAGTAAAGGTTATGGCACCAAAGAAATAGGCAAAACAGAGAAAGTAGATGAAAATACCTTATTTGCAATTGCCTCAAATACGAAAGCTTTTATAGCATCATCACTCGCAGTTTTAGCTGGCGAAGGTAAAATTAACTGGGATGATAAGGTGCAAAAGTATCTACCTAGATTTGCTATGTACGATTCTTATGTGAGTAGCCATATAACAATTCGTGATTTATTATGCCATAGAGCAGGTTTGGGTACTTTTAGTGGAGATGTAATTTGGTATAAGTCTGAACGAAGTGCAGCAGAAGTAGTAGAAAAAATACAGTATATTCCTCAAGCATATGATTTTAGATCGGGTTATGGCTATTCTAATGTGATGTTTATTACCGCAGGAGAAGTGATTAAAGCAGCTACAGGAAAGTCTTGGTCTGATTATGTAAAAGAAACTTTTTTTAAGCCTTTGGGCATGGAAAGAAGTATTACAAGTACAAATGATTTAGATTCAAAAGGAAATTTTGCTATTCCTCACAAACCTACTCCTAAAGAAGTGCAAGCTATTGATTGGGTAAATTGGGATAATATGGGTGCAGCTGGGGGTATTATTTCTAGTGTAGACGATATGTCTAAATGGATGATATTGCAGCTAAATAGCGGTATTTTGAAAAGTGATACCATTATTAAACCTGATTATCAAAATATAATGTGGACACCTCATAATAACTATGTGGTGAGTGTAAATTCAAAAAAGCAACAACCCGGCAGACATTTTAATGCTTATGGTTTAGCTTGGGGTTTACAAGATTATTATGGTAATATGATAGTTACCCACAGTGGTGGTTATGATGGAATGTATTCTAGAGTAATGATGATACCAGATATAGATTTAGGCATAGTGATTCTGACTAATACCATGGAAGGTATAACTACTCCTTTGTGTTACTATATTTTAAATGCATTTATTAATAAAGAAGCAAAAGATTGGTCTGCAGAAGCACTTGAAAGTGCTCGAAAAGATCATGACCACGAAGAAGAAATTGCTAAAAGAAGAGCTGTAAAAGTTGAAAATACTAAACCTACTCATAGTTTGTCTGCATATACCGGTACTTACTACGATTCATTTTATGGTGAGATAAAAGTTTATGAGCAAGACAATCAATTAAGAATAGACTTTGAGAAAGCCCCTTTACTTTCTGCTACTTTAAAGCACTGGCATTACGATACTTGGGAAATTATCTGGGATGATGAACAAGCTTGGTTTGATTTCGGAACAGTTCAGTTTGAGTTGGATAATAACTTAAATGTAAGCGGATTACAATTTGATGTTCCTAACTATGATATATTCTTCGAAGAATTAAATATGAAGAAAAAAGTAGATTAA
- a CDS encoding PadR family transcriptional regulator, giving the protein MGSHLGNLEEMVLLVVAMMHEEARHENAYGVSITDEYNKQANSDISLSAVHTVLRRLEKKGFIESYMGGATQDRGGRRKRLYKITRYGYNTLQEMQENRQRIWQQIPKISFG; this is encoded by the coding sequence ATGGGAAGTCATTTAGGAAATTTAGAAGAAATGGTTTTGCTCGTTGTCGCCATGATGCATGAGGAGGCTCGGCATGAAAATGCATATGGAGTGAGCATTACCGATGAGTATAACAAACAAGCAAATAGTGATATTTCGCTGAGTGCAGTGCATACGGTATTGCGCAGGTTAGAGAAAAAAGGTTTTATAGAATCTTATATGGGTGGTGCCACACAAGATAGGGGTGGTCGAAGAAAGCGCTTGTATAAAATTACTCGCTACGGCTACAATACTTTGCAAGAGATGCAAGAAAATCGCCAACGAATATGGCAGCAAATTCCTAAAATCAGTTTTGGCTAA
- a CDS encoding RNA polymerase sigma factor, which yields MNRNVHQLKDEEIIYSLTNQFDTTCFNEISKRYETKIFKRCRAYVKDEELARDLTQDIFIKLFLHLDAFKSGGRFSPWLYTIANNTCLDYLRKNRKKYHVKLSEELFEQFEDISELDVDHSLDEDLTMELLEELMKQLPPQDKMVLLLKYSQKLSLKEIQEIMGLGESAVKMRLKRAREKITRLHKTYKKIKGFDN from the coding sequence ATGAATAGAAATGTGCATCAACTGAAAGATGAGGAAATAATATATAGTCTTACTAATCAGTTTGATACGACTTGTTTCAACGAGATATCAAAACGATATGAAACAAAAATATTCAAAAGATGCAGGGCATATGTAAAAGATGAAGAATTGGCACGCGATCTTACGCAAGATATTTTCATAAAATTATTTCTTCATTTAGATGCCTTTAAATCTGGTGGCAGGTTTTCGCCATGGCTATATACTATTGCCAATAATACTTGCTTGGACTACCTTAGAAAAAACCGTAAAAAATACCATGTAAAGCTGTCAGAAGAACTTTTCGAGCAGTTTGAAGACATATCTGAATTAGACGTAGATCATTCTTTAGACGAAGATTTAACTATGGAATTGCTAGAAGAGTTAATGAAGCAATTACCTCCTCAAGATAAAATGGTTTTGTTACTGAAATACAGTCAAAAACTTTCTTTAAAAGAGATTCAAGAAATTATGGGTTTGGGAGAAAGTGCGGTAAAAATGAGATTAAAACGAGCAAGAGAAAAGATAACCCGATTACACAAAACGTATAAAAAAATTAAAGGATTTGATAATTAA
- a CDS encoding ABC transporter permease — MDQKDFNTRDIQPPVWANRFLKWYCAPNLLEEVEGDIYEMFYRRCDEQSSKKAKRMFVWDVLRFCNYSTIKGNRKFFEAYNPNAMFKNYFKVSLRNLLNEKLYTVVNLTGLSIGLACAILIGLFVKDEWSFDKFHLESDDIFRVWVKEDHGNNEIYFNSFTPPVLGTTLKNALPEAAQVVRINVLSTLVKRGEFNDSEPVLIAEDGFFEMFDFKVKEGKASNLLSEPNYVVLSESMAKKYFGDVDPSGELITIEFGGEEKPFTVSGVVEDAPVNSSIKYQLIVSYENFEQYSTQRQKESWYHVSIETYVLTHQGTSPSEITSKIEAIIKEQLGDRYPQNGYFVGLQPLTDIHLNSDIPVGIAPVSDWKYSYILGTIAMFILLVAAINFMTLSIGRSLNRAKEVGVRKSIGATRKQIIIQYWSEAVLTAFFAMLLGIVLVSLSLPTFNTFTSKSLSLSFSIENVLLILLITLVTGLLSGIYPALVLSGFSPVSVLKGAAGSVFNRKNNDLFRKLMVGLQFVLSVILVSGSLIMREQLQFLQNKSLGYNQEQLIVIPQNANANGFREIITNGMESGKLLQKELEKIPDVKVATTSVHSFNQNGWLALGYENAAGIIREFNLNVIDEKYLQVHDIELLDGRNFSEEIPSDSKGAILINEKLAKTFGWQVGTHPDQFPDYEIVGVVKDFHFTSLYSPIKAAMMVMNPIGILDNINNIEGTSSITPKVTVKLQTNNFVLALDKLETAYHSVYPNLMFNFVFVDEALKQMYEREQQMGNILNYATTLGLLIACLGLFGLITLVVNKRAKEIGIRKVLGAPVFSILIQISKEFVWIVLSALLIATPLTWYIMDQWLMDFSFRIDINPLVFVVAGVIMLAVTFITISYHAYKAAKLDPVKTLKMQ, encoded by the coding sequence ATGGATCAGAAAGACTTTAATACCAGAGATATACAACCTCCTGTTTGGGCAAATCGCTTTTTAAAATGGTATTGTGCTCCCAATTTGCTCGAAGAAGTTGAAGGAGATATCTACGAAATGTTTTATCGTCGGTGCGATGAGCAAAGTAGCAAAAAGGCTAAAAGGATGTTTGTTTGGGATGTGCTGCGATTTTGCAACTACTCCACGATCAAAGGAAATAGAAAATTTTTTGAAGCTTATAACCCAAATGCAATGTTTAAAAATTACTTCAAAGTTTCTCTCAGAAATTTGCTGAATGAAAAGCTATATACAGTAGTAAACCTAACCGGACTTTCTATCGGTTTGGCTTGTGCTATTTTAATAGGCTTGTTTGTAAAAGATGAATGGTCGTTTGACAAGTTTCATTTAGAATCGGATGATATTTTTAGAGTTTGGGTTAAAGAAGATCATGGCAATAATGAAATATATTTCAATTCATTTACTCCTCCTGTACTTGGCACAACTTTAAAAAATGCATTGCCAGAAGCTGCACAAGTAGTAAGAATCAATGTCTTAAGTACGCTGGTAAAAAGAGGTGAGTTTAATGATTCTGAGCCAGTATTAATCGCAGAAGATGGTTTCTTTGAGATGTTCGATTTTAAAGTGAAAGAGGGAAAAGCGAGTAATTTACTAAGTGAGCCCAATTATGTGGTTTTATCAGAAAGTATGGCTAAAAAGTATTTTGGAGATGTCGATCCTTCTGGCGAATTGATTACTATCGAGTTTGGTGGCGAAGAAAAACCCTTTACAGTTTCGGGAGTTGTAGAAGATGCACCGGTTAATTCGAGTATCAAATATCAATTAATCGTGTCGTATGAGAATTTTGAACAGTATTCAACCCAAAGGCAAAAAGAAAGCTGGTATCATGTAAGTATAGAAACATATGTGTTAACTCATCAGGGAACTTCGCCATCGGAAATTACGAGCAAAATAGAAGCGATTATTAAAGAGCAATTAGGTGATCGCTATCCGCAAAATGGCTATTTTGTCGGCTTGCAACCACTTACAGATATTCATCTCAATAGCGATATTCCAGTAGGTATAGCTCCTGTTAGCGATTGGAAATACAGTTACATTTTGGGTACAATTGCCATGTTTATTTTGCTTGTTGCAGCCATCAACTTTATGACACTTTCCATTGGTAGGTCTTTAAATAGAGCAAAAGAAGTTGGAGTAAGAAAAAGTATTGGTGCCACTAGAAAACAAATTATCATACAATATTGGAGCGAAGCAGTGCTAACTGCCTTTTTTGCCATGCTTTTAGGAATTGTATTGGTTTCTTTAAGTTTGCCTACTTTCAATACTTTTACATCTAAAAGTCTGTCTTTATCTTTTTCAATTGAAAATGTCTTGCTCATACTTTTAATTACCCTAGTAACAGGTTTATTATCAGGTATTTACCCCGCATTGGTACTGTCAGGGTTTTCTCCGGTATCGGTGTTAAAAGGTGCTGCGGGTAGTGTTTTTAATAGGAAAAATAACGATTTGTTTAGGAAGCTAATGGTCGGTTTACAGTTTGTACTTTCTGTTATATTGGTTTCAGGCTCATTAATTATGCGGGAGCAATTGCAGTTTCTCCAGAATAAAAGTTTGGGTTATAATCAAGAACAACTGATCGTAATTCCTCAAAATGCAAATGCAAATGGTTTTAGAGAAATCATTACGAATGGAATGGAAAGTGGTAAGCTGTTGCAAAAAGAATTGGAAAAAATTCCTGATGTAAAAGTAGCGACAACTTCTGTTCACTCATTTAATCAAAACGGCTGGCTGGCTTTAGGTTACGAAAATGCAGCGGGTATTATTAGAGAATTCAATTTGAATGTGATAGATGAGAAGTATCTGCAAGTACATGATATTGAATTATTAGATGGAAGAAATTTTTCAGAAGAAATTCCGAGTGATAGTAAAGGGGCGATACTGATTAATGAAAAATTAGCTAAAACGTTTGGTTGGCAAGTGGGTACACATCCCGATCAGTTTCCAGATTATGAGATTGTTGGCGTGGTAAAAGACTTTCATTTTACTTCTTTGTATTCTCCTATTAAAGCAGCAATGATGGTGATGAACCCAATCGGCATTCTAGATAACATCAACAATATTGAAGGAACAAGCTCTATCACTCCTAAAGTTACAGTAAAACTGCAAACAAATAATTTTGTATTAGCATTAGACAAATTGGAAACGGCTTATCACAGTGTTTACCCAAACCTTATGTTTAATTTTGTTTTTGTAGATGAGGCACTTAAGCAAATGTATGAAAGGGAGCAGCAAATGGGTAACATTCTTAACTATGCAACTACATTAGGTTTGTTAATAGCCTGCTTGGGTTTATTCGGCTTAATTACTTTGGTGGTAAACAAAAGAGCCAAAGAGATTGGCATTAGAAAAGTACTAGGTGCGCCTGTGTTTTCAATATTGATACAAATATCAAAAGAGTTCGTGTGGATAGTGTTATCAGCATTATTAATTGCTACTCCACTTACTTGGTATATTATGGATCAGTGGTTGATGGACTTTAGTTTTAGGATAGATATTAATCCATTGGTATTCGTAGTTGCGGGCGTAATTATGCTAGCCGTAACATTTATCACAATTAGTTATCATGCTTATAAAGCAGCGAAATTAGATCCAGTTAAAACTTTAAAAATGCAGTAA
- a CDS encoding alkaline phosphatase, with protein MTKKFLLIICLSILSIVSCQEAKSPERTTVRANKTHEVSKIVYAPDSTQEVKNIIFLVGDGMGITQVYAGMTANHGKLFIENMPVMGMSKTYSSDKYITDSASGATAFSAGKKTYNGAIGVDPDGKPIETILEIAEKNGLATGLVATSSITHATPASFIAHQPKRNMEEEIAADFLKTDIDVFIGGGKKFFADREDGKDLTVDLKDKGYQVVYSMDDLAPITSGKVAALTAENENPPYSKGREDMLPNAAEKAIELLSQNEKGFFLMVEGSQIDWGGHANDIQYVVDEMLDFDRTIAKALEFAAKDKHTLVVVTADHETGGLTLNGGSIENGEVNAMFTTGSHTAVSVPVFAFGPQAEQFSGYFENTAIFDKFLKAYQFQNQQ; from the coding sequence ATGACAAAAAAATTCCTTTTAATAATCTGTCTAAGTATTCTTAGCATAGTTTCATGTCAGGAAGCAAAAAGTCCAGAAAGAACTACTGTTAGGGCAAATAAAACTCACGAAGTAAGTAAAATTGTTTATGCTCCTGATAGCACCCAAGAAGTCAAAAATATTATTTTTCTTGTAGGCGATGGTATGGGCATTACACAAGTATATGCTGGTATGACGGCTAATCATGGTAAATTATTTATTGAGAATATGCCAGTGATGGGAATGAGCAAAACCTACTCTTCTGATAAATATATTACTGACTCTGCTTCTGGTGCAACAGCATTTTCTGCTGGTAAAAAAACATACAATGGTGCAATTGGTGTAGATCCAGATGGCAAACCTATTGAAACTATTCTTGAAATAGCAGAAAAAAATGGTTTAGCAACTGGTCTTGTAGCAACAAGCTCAATTACACATGCAACTCCTGCATCTTTTATAGCTCACCAACCGAAAAGAAATATGGAAGAAGAAATTGCTGCTGACTTTTTAAAAACTGATATAGATGTTTTTATTGGTGGTGGTAAAAAATTCTTTGCTGATAGAGAAGACGGTAAAGACCTTACTGTTGATTTAAAAGACAAAGGCTATCAGGTTGTTTATTCTATGGATGATCTTGCTCCGATTACCTCTGGTAAAGTTGCCGCTTTAACTGCTGAAAATGAAAACCCTCCATATTCTAAGGGCAGAGAAGATATGCTACCTAATGCTGCTGAAAAAGCTATTGAGCTCTTAAGCCAAAACGAAAAAGGATTCTTTTTAATGGTAGAAGGATCTCAAATTGATTGGGGTGGACATGCTAACGACATTCAATATGTAGTGGATGAAATGCTAGATTTTGACAGAACAATCGCTAAAGCATTAGAATTTGCAGCAAAAGACAAACATACGTTGGTAGTAGTTACCGCCGACCATGAAACTGGAGGATTAACATTAAATGGTGGCTCAATTGAAAATGGCGAAGTAAATGCAATGTTTACTACTGGAAGTCACACTGCTGTTTCTGTCCCTGTATTTGCATTTGGCCCCCAAGCAGAACAGTTTTCTGGTTATTTTGAAAACACTGCTATCTTCGACAAATTCTTAAAAGCATATCAATTTCAAAATCAACAATAA
- a CDS encoding adenosylcobalamin-dependent ribonucleoside-diphosphate reductase: MIQDKSITQKKVESNGQSSYSYQEVLEASKAYFSGDELAATTWMHKYSMKDKEGKFLEKSPEDMHRRMAEQFARIEGKYAKSITKEKSGKLSTYGKKRKALSFEKVYELFKEFKYVIPQGSVMAALGNTHMMASLSNCVVLPSPYDSYGGICQTDEQLAQLFKRRCGVGIDISTLRPANMNVANAAGTTSGAVSFMERFSNTTREVAQNGRRGALMITIDVAHPDVEDFVKIKQDLTKVTGANVSVRLSDEFMNAVSEGTEFKLRFPIDAKDPEISKMVDARELWKVIISSAHNTAEPGLIFWDRQHWYSTSSVYPEFKNISTNPCSEIAMQGGDSCRLIALNLYNFVDNPFTPEASFDYEKFFEITYEAQRLMDDLVDLELESIERIMAKIESDPEPDSIKKNELETWKLLYETGKKGRRTGLGFTAMGDAMAALNLKFDSDEAVEAIDKIMRVKCEAEFESSIDMAVERDAFVGFNSEIENQSEFVQMLEKEFPVVYKRMMEYGRRNISISTVAPTGTLSMLAQTTSGIEPAFMLSYKRRRKVNASQKETKGTFKDDMGDMWEEFDVYHAKFKTWMEISGKSDVEESPYVGSTAQEIDWLKRVEIQAVVQKYVTHSISSTINLPQDISVEKVGEIYMESWKHGLKGITVYRDGSRSGVLVSNDKKDDGANEIVETVAPKRPSKLEARVIRFYNEQEAWLAVVGLLNGRPYEIFTGQAEEAFALPEYVDKGWVIKGETENGRSRYDFQYHDRQGYRVTIEGLSRSFNKEFWNYAKLISGILRHGMPLPYVVDLVSNLNFDKDYINTWKNGVARSLKSLIPDGTVAVDRECPNCSDPDGLIYEEGCLKCKSCGYSKCN; this comes from the coding sequence ATGATTCAAGATAAAAGCATAACTCAAAAAAAGGTTGAGTCGAACGGACAAAGTTCCTATAGTTATCAGGAGGTACTTGAGGCAAGTAAGGCATATTTTAGTGGAGATGAGTTAGCTGCAACTACTTGGATGCATAAATATTCTATGAAAGACAAGGAAGGTAAATTCCTTGAGAAATCACCAGAAGACATGCATCGAAGAATGGCTGAGCAGTTTGCAAGAATAGAGGGAAAATATGCTAAAAGCATAACAAAGGAGAAGAGTGGTAAACTATCTACATATGGTAAGAAGAGGAAGGCACTTTCTTTTGAGAAAGTATATGAATTGTTTAAGGAATTTAAATATGTAATTCCACAAGGGAGTGTGATGGCAGCATTGGGTAATACTCACATGATGGCTTCACTTTCTAACTGTGTGGTTTTACCATCTCCTTACGATTCATACGGTGGTATTTGCCAGACTGATGAACAATTAGCACAATTGTTTAAGAGAAGATGTGGAGTTGGTATTGATATTTCTACTTTGCGTCCTGCTAATATGAATGTAGCTAATGCAGCAGGTACTACTAGTGGTGCAGTTTCTTTTATGGAGCGTTTTTCAAACACCACCAGAGAGGTAGCACAAAACGGTAGAAGAGGTGCATTAATGATTACGATAGATGTAGCTCACCCAGATGTTGAAGATTTTGTTAAAATTAAGCAAGACTTAACTAAAGTAACAGGAGCCAATGTTTCTGTAAGACTTTCAGATGAGTTTATGAATGCAGTATCAGAAGGAACTGAGTTTAAACTACGTTTCCCGATTGATGCAAAAGATCCAGAGATTAGCAAAATGGTAGATGCTAGAGAGCTTTGGAAGGTAATTATTTCTTCTGCACATAACACTGCTGAGCCGGGTCTTATTTTCTGGGATCGTCAACACTGGTATTCAACCTCTTCGGTTTATCCTGAATTTAAAAACATCTCTACAAATCCTTGCTCGGAGATTGCCATGCAAGGTGGAGATAGCTGTAGACTAATTGCGCTTAACTTATACAATTTTGTAGATAATCCATTTACGCCAGAAGCAAGCTTCGATTATGAGAAATTCTTTGAAATTACTTATGAAGCACAAAGATTAATGGATGATTTGGTTGATTTAGAATTAGAATCAATCGAGCGCATTATGGCTAAAATCGAATCTGATCCTGAGCCAGATTCAATTAAGAAAAACGAACTTGAAACTTGGAAGCTTCTTTACGAAACAGGTAAGAAGGGAAGAAGAACAGGCTTAGGTTTTACTGCTATGGGAGATGCTATGGCTGCATTAAACCTAAAATTCGATTCTGATGAGGCAGTTGAAGCGATTGATAAAATAATGCGCGTGAAGTGTGAAGCAGAATTTGAGAGTTCTATCGATATGGCTGTAGAAAGAGATGCTTTTGTAGGTTTCAATTCTGAAATTGAAAATCAATCTGAGTTTGTTCAAATGTTGGAGAAAGAATTTCCAGTAGTTTACAAACGTATGATGGAATACGGAAGAAGAAACATTTCTATTAGTACAGTTGCTCCAACTGGTACATTAAGTATGTTGGCTCAAACTACTTCTGGTATCGAACCTGCATTTATGCTTTCTTATAAGAGAAGAAGAAAAGTAAATGCAAGCCAAAAAGAAACCAAAGGAACTTTTAAAGATGATATGGGAGATATGTGGGAAGAATTTGACGTGTACCATGCTAAGTTTAAAACTTGGATGGAAATAAGCGGCAAATCTGATGTAGAAGAAAGCCCATATGTTGGTTCAACTGCGCAAGAGATCGATTGGTTAAAAAGAGTTGAAATTCAAGCAGTAGTTCAAAAATATGTTACTCACTCTATTAGCTCTACAATTAATTTACCACAAGATATTTCAGTAGAGAAAGTTGGTGAGATTTACATGGAATCTTGGAAACATGGCTTAAAAGGTATTACCGTTTATCGCGATGGTTCAAGATCTGGTGTATTGGTTTCTAATGATAAGAAAGACGATGGGGCAAATGAGATTGTAGAAACAGTAGCACCTAAGAGACCATCTAAATTAGAAGCAAGAGTAATTAGATTCTACAACGAGCAAGAAGCTTGGTTGGCAGTAGTTGGATTACTTAATGGCAGACCTTATGAGATTTTTACAGGTCAGGCAGAAGAAGCATTTGCACTTCCTGAGTATGTAGATAAAGGTTGGGTTATAAAAGGTGAAACTGAGAATGGCAGAAGTCGTTACGATTTCCAATACCACGATAGACAAGGTTACAGAGTAACTATTGAAGGTCTTTCAAGATCGTTCAATAAAGAATTCTGGAACTATGCGAAGCTAATCTCAGGTATTCTTCGTCATGGTATGCCGCTTCCATATGTGGTTGATCTAGTATCGAACCTAAACTTCGATAAAGACTATATCAATACTTGGAAAAACGGTGTTGCTAGATCATTAAAAAGTTTGATTCCTGACGGTACTGTTGCAGTAGACAGAGAGTGTCCTAACTGTTCTGATCCAGACGGATTAATTTATGAAGAAGGATGTTTGAAGTGTAAAAGCTGTGGTTACTCAAAATGTAACTAA
- the rimK gene encoding 30S ribosomal protein S6--L-glutamate ligase gives MKIAVLSRNKKLYSTQRLVEAIKKRGHEAEVINHTNCYVVIEKDRPNVYIGDHEITGIDAIIPRIGSSVTFYGTAIIRQFEMQKVFTTVSSLALVRARDKLRSLQILSKAGVGIPKTAFAKYPGDVQTLIKQVGGAPLIIKLLEGTQGLGVVLAETQKAAKSVIQAFYGLDANILIQEFIKEAKGADIRAFVINGKVVGAMMRQGQEGEFRSNLHRGGVGTPVKLKREEKSVAIKAAQALGLHIAGVDMLRSERGPLVIEVNASPGLEGIEKSTKIDIADKIVEFVEQSVHHTDSKKKDKIGV, from the coding sequence ATGAAAATTGCCGTTTTATCACGAAATAAGAAATTATACTCAACGCAGCGATTGGTTGAGGCTATCAAAAAAAGAGGTCACGAAGCGGAGGTGATTAACCATACCAACTGCTATGTAGTAATCGAAAAGGACAGACCTAATGTATATATTGGCGACCATGAAATAACAGGTATTGATGCTATAATACCTCGAATTGGCTCATCGGTGACGTTCTATGGCACTGCCATTATTCGCCAGTTTGAAATGCAAAAGGTATTTACTACAGTAAGTAGCTTAGCCTTGGTAAGAGCCAGAGACAAATTAAGAAGTCTTCAGATTCTCTCTAAAGCAGGTGTAGGTATACCAAAAACTGCTTTTGCAAAATATCCGGGCGATGTTCAAACATTGATTAAACAAGTTGGTGGTGCTCCCCTCATTATAAAACTACTTGAAGGTACCCAAGGACTCGGTGTTGTACTTGCCGAAACTCAAAAAGCTGCTAAATCTGTTATTCAAGCATTTTACGGACTCGATGCTAACATTTTGATACAAGAGTTTATAAAAGAAGCCAAAGGTGCAGACATTAGAGCTTTTGTTATAAATGGGAAAGTTGTTGGTGCGATGATGCGACAAGGCCAAGAAGGTGAATTTCGTTCAAACCTACACAGAGGTGGTGTGGGAACTCCCGTTAAATTGAAGCGTGAAGAGAAATCAGTTGCAATTAAGGCAGCGCAAGCACTAGGGCTTCATATTGCTGGTGTGGATATGCTTCGCTCAGAAAGAGGACCATTAGTAATTGAAGTAAATGCTTCGCCAGGTTTAGAAGGAATTGAAAAATCTACAAAAATCGATATTGCTGATAAAATTGTTGAGTTTGTAGAACAATCTGTGCATCATACAGATTCTAAGAAAAAGGATAAAATCGGAGTATAA
- a CDS encoding DNA-binding protein gives MNITFNKLREIKHSLPHGSISKIAHDLEIDEQYVRNYFGGTDIHSGNDIAGIHKQPGPDGGIVNIDDTTILEKAQQILRESQLV, from the coding sequence ATGAATATTACATTCAATAAATTACGCGAGATAAAGCATAGCCTACCGCACGGCAGTATATCTAAAATTGCACACGATCTAGAAATTGACGAACAATATGTAAGGAATTATTTTGGAGGTACAGATATTCATTCTGGTAACGACATTGCTGGAATCCATAAACAACCCGGACCTGATGGTGGTATAGTAAACATTGACGACACAACAATCTTGGAAAAAGCACAACAGATTCTGAGAGAAAGCCAATTAGTCTAG
- a CDS encoding ATP-dependent zinc protease family protein, with protein MNKKLVIGSLDKVDFPDLNLFDIPCKIDTGAETSAIHCHKVKLIERQGKEIITFYLLDPDHPQYNGIEFSSENFREKRIKSSFGHTEYRYVIKSRIRLFGKIIKVDLTLSDREQMKYPVLLGKKLLKNKFLVDVSQKNLSYNLKNINKG; from the coding sequence TTGAATAAAAAACTAGTTATTGGAAGTCTGGATAAAGTTGATTTTCCTGACTTAAATCTTTTTGATATTCCCTGCAAAATCGACACTGGTGCAGAAACATCAGCAATACATTGCCATAAGGTTAAGCTTATTGAAAGACAGGGAAAAGAAATAATCACCTTCTATTTGCTGGATCCTGACCATCCCCAATACAATGGGATAGAGTTCAGTTCCGAAAATTTTAGAGAAAAAAGAATCAAAAGTTCATTCGGACACACAGAATATAGATATGTGATTAAAAGTAGGATTAGGCTTTTTGGTAAAATTATAAAGGTTGATCTTACACTTTCAGACAGAGAACAAATGAAGTATCCGGTTTTGCTGGGTAAAAAGCTTCTTAAGAATAAGTTTCTCGTCGATGTAAGCCAGAAAAATTTATCTTATAATCTTAAAAATATAAACAAAGGCTAA